A window from Neodiprion fabricii isolate iyNeoFabr1 chromosome 2, iyNeoFabr1.1, whole genome shotgun sequence encodes these proteins:
- the LOC124176436 gene encoding glyoxylate reductase/hydroxypyruvate reductase-like: MSRQRVLVTSNEVPQAGIDLLKTKFDLTILPSPVSTREQVLQALPGHDAIYLASHHVVNKELLDVAGPRLKVVSTASAGYDHLDVPEIKRRGLKVGNTPHVLTAAVAEVAVMLTLSAARRAYEGRIKIIENKWESRPQWMLGRDLRGSTVGIVGLGNIGQAIVKRLKPFEVGRFIYSGHSRKQAGDDLGATFVSFADLLKESDFVIVATPLNNETTNMFNDNTFAQMKNTAILVNVGRGPVVNTDALVKALRNHTIFAAGLDVMNPEPLPSDHPLLSLPNAVIIPHLGSATVKTRSDMATTAAQNVINGLEGKPLVYEL; encoded by the exons ATGAGCAGACAACGAGTTTTGGTGACGAGCAACGAAGTACCGCAGGCGGGCATTGACCTTCTAAAAACCAA atttgatttgacaATTCTACCAAGCCCAGTTAGTACACGCGAACAAGTACTTCAAGCACTTCCGGGCCACGACGCTATTTATCTCGCCAGCCATCATGTCGTGAACAAAGAATTACTGGATGTTGCAG GACCAAGGTTGAAAGTGGTGTCAACAGCATCTGCTGGATACGATCATTTGGACGTGCCTGAAATAAAACGGCGGGGTTTAAAAGTAGGTAACACTCCCCATGTTCTaactgctgctgttgctgagGTCGCTGTAATGTTGACGTTGAGCGCGGCCAGGCGAGCTTACGAGGGCCGTATCAAAATCATCGA aaacaaGTGGGAGTCACGGCCGCAATGGATGTTGGGCCGTGATTTACGCGGTTCAACTGTAGGTATAGTAGGCTTGGGTAACATTGGACAAGCAATTGTGAAGCGACTGAAGCCATTCGAAGTGGGCCGATTCATTTATTCTGGCCACTCGAGAAAACAAGCCg GTGACGATCTTGGAGCTACGTTTGTATCGTTTGCTGATCTCCTCAAGGAAAGTGATTTCGTGATAGTTGCCACGCCGTTGAACAATGAAACTACGAATATGTTCAATGACAACACTTTTGCCCAGATGAAAAATACGGCGATACTGGTGAACGTAGGACGCGGACCTGTCGTCAATACAGATGCCCTCGTCAAAGCACTTCGAAATCATACAATTTTTGCTGCTGGATTGGATGTTATGAATCCAGAGCCACTCCCCAGTGACCATCCACTTTTAAGCCTGCCGAACGCAG TTATAATCCCGCATTTGGGCAGTGCAACGGTGAAAACCCGCTCAGACATGGCTACAACAGCGGCGCAGAACGTGATCAACGGCTTGGAAGGAAAACCACTCGTCTATGAATTATAG
- the LOC124176443 gene encoding ragulator complex protein LAMTOR3-A yields the protein MNVFQELKKFLYQLLNSVDGLHSILITDRDGVPVISVSDEKAPELAMRASFLSTFGMATDQGSKLDLGKNKTIISIYSSYQVVQMNKLPLVVSFIANNICDTGHILSLESKIDPILQNLKNVVAEA from the exons ATGAACGTG TTTCaggaattgaagaaatttttatatcagcTACTGAACAGCGTTGATGGCTTACACAGTATTTTGATCACGGATCGTGATGGTGTTCCTGTCATATCAGTGTCAGATGAAAAAGCCCCAGAATTAGCAATGCGGGCAAGCTTCCTTTCTACATTCGGAATGGCCACTGATCAAGGGAGCAAATTAGATCTAGGAAAGAATAAAACCATTATTAGCATATACAGCAGTTATCAA GTTGTTCAAATGAATAAGCTACCATTGGTCGTAAGCTTTATTGCAAACAACATTTGTGATACCGGGCACATCTTGTCACTAGAGAGTAAAATTGAtccaattttacaaaatcttaAAAACGTTGTTGCCGAAGCCTGA
- the LOC124176439 gene encoding phosducin-like protein codes for MATLEDKILGEKLQYYCSSSSEDEGQDSADSEDEQKSQKPCDATASRSEQLPECAKWDGTSSNTGPKGVLGDWQRFKQIEAEKKVEQEKERIELLKKLSLTCRSALDEEKDNLEETDPELADLMNDEFLLNYQKQKMMEMLTRAEKLRFGRLFNLVTADQFLEAIDNEHESVTIVIHIYEPDIEGCETMNGCLLSLAVEYPSVKFCKIQGSAAGLSRHFKKEGVPALLVYKNKQVIGNFVRVTDHLGVDFYSSDVEHFLIEHGMISDRNCIPSIVSTKGNADSDSD; via the exons ATGGCAACACTTGAGGATAAAATTTtgggtgaaaaattacaatattactGCAGTAGTTCAAGTGAAGACGAGGGGCAAGACTCAGCGGATTCTGAAGATGAACAAAAGTCGCAGAAACCGTGCGACGCGACAGCGTCAAGGTCTGAGCAACTGCCTGAGTGTGCAAAGTGGGACGGAACTTCAAGCAACACAGGGCCAAAAGGGGTCTTAGGCGACTGGCAGCGGTTTAAACAAATAGAGGCAGAGAAGAAAGTCGAACAGGAGAAGGAGAGGATCGAGCTGTTGAAGAAGTTGAGTTTGACTTGCAGGAGTGCTCTTGACGAGGAAAAAGATAATCTTGAGGAAACCGATCCAGAGTTGGCAGATTTGATGAACGACGAATTTTTACTCAATTATCAGAAGCAAAAAATGATGGAAATGCTCACTCGGGCTGAAAAATTAAGATTTGGCCGGCTATTCAACTTGGTAACTGCTGATCAATTTCTGGAGGCCATCGACAACGAACATGAATCTGTTACCATcgttattcatatttatgaACCTGACATAGAAGGATGTGAGACTATGAATGGCTGTTTACTTTCACTGGCCGTCGAATATCCCAGcgttaaattttgcaaaattcaag gCTCCGCCGCAGGCTTAAGTAGGCACTTCAAAAAGGAGGGAGTTCCAGCACTGCTTGTTTATAAAAACAAACAGGTCATAGGTAATTTTGTTCGTGTCACAGATCACCTTGGAGTTGACTTTTATTCCTCTgatgttgaacattttttaatcgagCATGGAATGATAAGTGACAGAAACTGTATTCCATCAATTGTTTCTACTAAGGGAAATGCAGATTCTGACAGCGACtag
- the LOC124176434 gene encoding ATP-dependent RNA helicase SUV3 homolog, mitochondrial isoform X1, with protein sequence MIPTTRRISESLLRRSGILCTTLQDRCKCEVSLINNRYLRIGAYLAQPLRGKKDDSTTITSLFKPVPVKSNPDDINVGVELSGALNKADLLKVLNQFYQRKEIKVLAMEHGLDSYLQHQTFISFRRYCLDAETLPADLHVVISDIMQGAGHVDDIFPYFMRHAKQTFPHIECMDDLKKISDLRTPANWYPLARAKTRKIIFHAGPTNSGKTYHALQRFMTAKSGLYCGPLKLLAAEVFNKSNTNGTPCDLITGEEKNFVKGADNPSNHISCTVEMANTNAACEVAVIDEIQLMKDPGRGWAWTRALLGLPADEIHLCGEAAAIDLVRSICITTGEDVEVRRYKRLTPLEVEESALKSLDNVVAGDCIVCFSKNEIYSVSRSIESRGIEVAVIYGSLPPGTKLAQAAKFNDINNPCKVLIATDAIGMGLNLSIRRIIFYSLMKPTINEKGEKEIDTIPVSSALQIAGRAGRYGTQWEKGYVTTFRPDDLSKLQHLLSQEPEVLTQAGLHPTADQIELYAYYLPDSTLSNLMDIFVSLSIVDNSLYFMCNLDDFKFLADIIQHIPLPLRARYVFCCAPINRKIPFVCTMFLKFARQYSKNETLTFDWLCQNIGWPVAAPRTIIDLVHLEAVFDVLDLYLWFSYRFMDLLPDGDIVRDTQKELDAVIQEGIVQLTQLLKTSESGSNNGAVLAPDEDHFALNTQKNKYFRDSRSVTAKTLGQGKLTERLLAQGLLTPSMLNELRREWNQFTDDNESSRPKKTGRKRKLK encoded by the exons atgataCCGACAACCCGACGCATATCGGAATCCCTACTTCGAAGAAGTGGGATCCTGTGCACCACTTTACAAGACAG GTGTAAGTGTGAGGTGAGTTTAATCAACAACAG atatCTTAGAATTGGAGCTTATTTAGCACAACCTTTGCGGGGAAAAAAAGATGACTCGACTACAATCACATCTTTGTTCAAACCAGTTCCCGTCAAGTCGAACCCAGATGATATTAACGTGGGAGTTGAACTTAGTGGGGCTCTCAACAAAGCTGACCTCCTGAAAGTGCTCAATCAATTCTATCAAAGAAAAGAGATCAAGGTGCTCGCTATGGAACACGGATTGGACA GTTACTTACAACATCAAACCTTCATCAGTTTTCGACGCTACTGCTTAGATGCTGAAACCTTGCCGGCAGACTTGCATGTTGTAATAAGCGACATAATGCAAGGAGCCGGGCATGTCGATGACATATTTCCGTACTTTATGCGTCATGCAAAACAGACTTTTCCCCATATTGAATGTATGGATGATCTCAAGAAAATAAGCGATCTACGCACACCTGCTAACTG GTACCCGTTAGCGAGAGCTAagacaagaaaaattatatttcatgcTGGACCAACGAATAGTGGTAAAACTTACCACGCGCTACAGAGGTTCATGACTGCAAAAAGTGGATTATATTGTGGGCCACTGAAGTTGTTGGCTGCAGAAGTGTTCAATAAAAGCAACACTAAC GGTACCCCATGCGACTTAATTaccggagaagagaaaaattttgtgaaaggTGCAGACAACCCTTCAAATCACATATCTTGCACAGTCGAAATGGCCAACACAAACGCTGCAT gTGAGGTTGCCGTCATAGATGAAATCCAATTGATGAAAGATCCAGGTAGAGGCTGGGCATGGACCAGAGCTTTGCTAGGACTGCCAGCCGATGAAATTCACCTTTGCGGAGAAGCTGCTGCGATAGACTTA GTCCGCTCTATATGTATCACAACTGGAGAGGATGTTGAGGTACGGAGATATAAACGTCTGACTCCGTTGGAAGTCGAAGAGTCTGCACTGAAATCACTGGACAATGTAGTTGCAGGAGACTGTATAGTTTGCTttagtaaaaatgaaatatattctgTGTCTCGTAGCATCGAATCTCGTGGTATTGAAGTGGCAGTTATATATGGAAGCCTTCCACCAGGAACAAAACTAGCTCAAGCAGCAAAATTCAATGACATCAATAACCCATGTAAAGTTTTAATTGCTACTGATGCTATCGGGATGGGTTTGAATTT GAGTATACGAAGGATAATATTCTACTCTTTGATGAAGCCGACTATCAATGAAAAGggcgaaaaagaaattgacacGATACCTGTGTCCTCTGCTCTGCAAATAGCTGGACGAGCCGGGCGTTATGGTACACAATGGGAGAAa GGATATGTAACAACGTTTAGACCAGATGATCTATCCAAGCTGCAACACTTGCTTTCACAAGAACCAGAAGTCCTTACTCAAGCTGGTTTACATCCAACCGCTGATCAAATAGAACTATATGCTTACTACCTGCCTGATTCTACTCTGTCTAATCTAATG GATATTTTCGTATCGCTATCTATAGTGGACAACTCTTTATACTTCATGTGCAATCTAGacgatttcaaatttcttgcTGATATAATTCAGCACATCCCGCTACCATTGCGCGCACGATACGTATTTTGTTGTGCGCCGATAAATAGGAAAATACCATTCGTGTGCACAATGTTCTTGAAA TTCGCTCGACAATAcagtaaaaatgaaacgttgACGTTTGACTGGCTTTGTCAAAACATCGGTTGGCCAGTCGCCGCACCAAGAACAATCATAGATTTGGTTCATTTAGAAGCAGTATTTGATGTCTTAGATCTCTACCTTTGGTTCAG TTATCGATTCATGGACCTCTTGCCTGATGGAGATATTGTGCGAGATACTCAGAAGGAGTTGGATGCAGTCATACAAGAAGGCATAGTTCAACTAACACAGCTTTTAAAGACCTCAGAGTCAG GTTCAAACAATGGTGCTGTGTTAGCTCCTGACGAAGATCACTTTGCACTGAACACCCAGAAGAACAAATACTTCAGag ATTCTAGAAGTGTCACAGCCAAGACTTTGGGACAAGGTAAATTAACAGAAAGATTACTGGCGCAAGGACTTCTCACTCCAAGCATGTTGAACGAATTGCGCAGAGAATGGAATCAG tTTACCGATGACAATGAATCAAGTCGTCCAAAAAAAACCGGACGGAAACGTAAACTGAAATGA
- the LOC124176434 gene encoding ATP-dependent RNA helicase SUV3 homolog, mitochondrial isoform X2, with translation MIPTTRRISESLLRRSGILCTTLQDRYLRIGAYLAQPLRGKKDDSTTITSLFKPVPVKSNPDDINVGVELSGALNKADLLKVLNQFYQRKEIKVLAMEHGLDSYLQHQTFISFRRYCLDAETLPADLHVVISDIMQGAGHVDDIFPYFMRHAKQTFPHIECMDDLKKISDLRTPANWYPLARAKTRKIIFHAGPTNSGKTYHALQRFMTAKSGLYCGPLKLLAAEVFNKSNTNGTPCDLITGEEKNFVKGADNPSNHISCTVEMANTNAACEVAVIDEIQLMKDPGRGWAWTRALLGLPADEIHLCGEAAAIDLVRSICITTGEDVEVRRYKRLTPLEVEESALKSLDNVVAGDCIVCFSKNEIYSVSRSIESRGIEVAVIYGSLPPGTKLAQAAKFNDINNPCKVLIATDAIGMGLNLSIRRIIFYSLMKPTINEKGEKEIDTIPVSSALQIAGRAGRYGTQWEKGYVTTFRPDDLSKLQHLLSQEPEVLTQAGLHPTADQIELYAYYLPDSTLSNLMDIFVSLSIVDNSLYFMCNLDDFKFLADIIQHIPLPLRARYVFCCAPINRKIPFVCTMFLKFARQYSKNETLTFDWLCQNIGWPVAAPRTIIDLVHLEAVFDVLDLYLWFSYRFMDLLPDGDIVRDTQKELDAVIQEGIVQLTQLLKTSESGSNNGAVLAPDEDHFALNTQKNKYFRDSRSVTAKTLGQGKLTERLLAQGLLTPSMLNELRREWNQFTDDNESSRPKKTGRKRKLK, from the exons atgataCCGACAACCCGACGCATATCGGAATCCCTACTTCGAAGAAGTGGGATCCTGTGCACCACTTTACAAGACAG atatCTTAGAATTGGAGCTTATTTAGCACAACCTTTGCGGGGAAAAAAAGATGACTCGACTACAATCACATCTTTGTTCAAACCAGTTCCCGTCAAGTCGAACCCAGATGATATTAACGTGGGAGTTGAACTTAGTGGGGCTCTCAACAAAGCTGACCTCCTGAAAGTGCTCAATCAATTCTATCAAAGAAAAGAGATCAAGGTGCTCGCTATGGAACACGGATTGGACA GTTACTTACAACATCAAACCTTCATCAGTTTTCGACGCTACTGCTTAGATGCTGAAACCTTGCCGGCAGACTTGCATGTTGTAATAAGCGACATAATGCAAGGAGCCGGGCATGTCGATGACATATTTCCGTACTTTATGCGTCATGCAAAACAGACTTTTCCCCATATTGAATGTATGGATGATCTCAAGAAAATAAGCGATCTACGCACACCTGCTAACTG GTACCCGTTAGCGAGAGCTAagacaagaaaaattatatttcatgcTGGACCAACGAATAGTGGTAAAACTTACCACGCGCTACAGAGGTTCATGACTGCAAAAAGTGGATTATATTGTGGGCCACTGAAGTTGTTGGCTGCAGAAGTGTTCAATAAAAGCAACACTAAC GGTACCCCATGCGACTTAATTaccggagaagagaaaaattttgtgaaaggTGCAGACAACCCTTCAAATCACATATCTTGCACAGTCGAAATGGCCAACACAAACGCTGCAT gTGAGGTTGCCGTCATAGATGAAATCCAATTGATGAAAGATCCAGGTAGAGGCTGGGCATGGACCAGAGCTTTGCTAGGACTGCCAGCCGATGAAATTCACCTTTGCGGAGAAGCTGCTGCGATAGACTTA GTCCGCTCTATATGTATCACAACTGGAGAGGATGTTGAGGTACGGAGATATAAACGTCTGACTCCGTTGGAAGTCGAAGAGTCTGCACTGAAATCACTGGACAATGTAGTTGCAGGAGACTGTATAGTTTGCTttagtaaaaatgaaatatattctgTGTCTCGTAGCATCGAATCTCGTGGTATTGAAGTGGCAGTTATATATGGAAGCCTTCCACCAGGAACAAAACTAGCTCAAGCAGCAAAATTCAATGACATCAATAACCCATGTAAAGTTTTAATTGCTACTGATGCTATCGGGATGGGTTTGAATTT GAGTATACGAAGGATAATATTCTACTCTTTGATGAAGCCGACTATCAATGAAAAGggcgaaaaagaaattgacacGATACCTGTGTCCTCTGCTCTGCAAATAGCTGGACGAGCCGGGCGTTATGGTACACAATGGGAGAAa GGATATGTAACAACGTTTAGACCAGATGATCTATCCAAGCTGCAACACTTGCTTTCACAAGAACCAGAAGTCCTTACTCAAGCTGGTTTACATCCAACCGCTGATCAAATAGAACTATATGCTTACTACCTGCCTGATTCTACTCTGTCTAATCTAATG GATATTTTCGTATCGCTATCTATAGTGGACAACTCTTTATACTTCATGTGCAATCTAGacgatttcaaatttcttgcTGATATAATTCAGCACATCCCGCTACCATTGCGCGCACGATACGTATTTTGTTGTGCGCCGATAAATAGGAAAATACCATTCGTGTGCACAATGTTCTTGAAA TTCGCTCGACAATAcagtaaaaatgaaacgttgACGTTTGACTGGCTTTGTCAAAACATCGGTTGGCCAGTCGCCGCACCAAGAACAATCATAGATTTGGTTCATTTAGAAGCAGTATTTGATGTCTTAGATCTCTACCTTTGGTTCAG TTATCGATTCATGGACCTCTTGCCTGATGGAGATATTGTGCGAGATACTCAGAAGGAGTTGGATGCAGTCATACAAGAAGGCATAGTTCAACTAACACAGCTTTTAAAGACCTCAGAGTCAG GTTCAAACAATGGTGCTGTGTTAGCTCCTGACGAAGATCACTTTGCACTGAACACCCAGAAGAACAAATACTTCAGag ATTCTAGAAGTGTCACAGCCAAGACTTTGGGACAAGGTAAATTAACAGAAAGATTACTGGCGCAAGGACTTCTCACTCCAAGCATGTTGAACGAATTGCGCAGAGAATGGAATCAG tTTACCGATGACAATGAATCAAGTCGTCCAAAAAAAACCGGACGGAAACGTAAACTGAAATGA
- the LOC124176434 gene encoding ATP-dependent RNA helicase SUV3 homolog, mitochondrial isoform X3, translated as MEHGLDSYLQHQTFISFRRYCLDAETLPADLHVVISDIMQGAGHVDDIFPYFMRHAKQTFPHIECMDDLKKISDLRTPANWYPLARAKTRKIIFHAGPTNSGKTYHALQRFMTAKSGLYCGPLKLLAAEVFNKSNTNGTPCDLITGEEKNFVKGADNPSNHISCTVEMANTNAACEVAVIDEIQLMKDPGRGWAWTRALLGLPADEIHLCGEAAAIDLVRSICITTGEDVEVRRYKRLTPLEVEESALKSLDNVVAGDCIVCFSKNEIYSVSRSIESRGIEVAVIYGSLPPGTKLAQAAKFNDINNPCKVLIATDAIGMGLNLSIRRIIFYSLMKPTINEKGEKEIDTIPVSSALQIAGRAGRYGTQWEKGYVTTFRPDDLSKLQHLLSQEPEVLTQAGLHPTADQIELYAYYLPDSTLSNLMDIFVSLSIVDNSLYFMCNLDDFKFLADIIQHIPLPLRARYVFCCAPINRKIPFVCTMFLKFARQYSKNETLTFDWLCQNIGWPVAAPRTIIDLVHLEAVFDVLDLYLWFSYRFMDLLPDGDIVRDTQKELDAVIQEGIVQLTQLLKTSESGSNNGAVLAPDEDHFALNTQKNKYFRDSRSVTAKTLGQGKLTERLLAQGLLTPSMLNELRREWNQFTDDNESSRPKKTGRKRKLK; from the exons ATGGAACACGGATTGGACA GTTACTTACAACATCAAACCTTCATCAGTTTTCGACGCTACTGCTTAGATGCTGAAACCTTGCCGGCAGACTTGCATGTTGTAATAAGCGACATAATGCAAGGAGCCGGGCATGTCGATGACATATTTCCGTACTTTATGCGTCATGCAAAACAGACTTTTCCCCATATTGAATGTATGGATGATCTCAAGAAAATAAGCGATCTACGCACACCTGCTAACTG GTACCCGTTAGCGAGAGCTAagacaagaaaaattatatttcatgcTGGACCAACGAATAGTGGTAAAACTTACCACGCGCTACAGAGGTTCATGACTGCAAAAAGTGGATTATATTGTGGGCCACTGAAGTTGTTGGCTGCAGAAGTGTTCAATAAAAGCAACACTAAC GGTACCCCATGCGACTTAATTaccggagaagagaaaaattttgtgaaaggTGCAGACAACCCTTCAAATCACATATCTTGCACAGTCGAAATGGCCAACACAAACGCTGCAT gTGAGGTTGCCGTCATAGATGAAATCCAATTGATGAAAGATCCAGGTAGAGGCTGGGCATGGACCAGAGCTTTGCTAGGACTGCCAGCCGATGAAATTCACCTTTGCGGAGAAGCTGCTGCGATAGACTTA GTCCGCTCTATATGTATCACAACTGGAGAGGATGTTGAGGTACGGAGATATAAACGTCTGACTCCGTTGGAAGTCGAAGAGTCTGCACTGAAATCACTGGACAATGTAGTTGCAGGAGACTGTATAGTTTGCTttagtaaaaatgaaatatattctgTGTCTCGTAGCATCGAATCTCGTGGTATTGAAGTGGCAGTTATATATGGAAGCCTTCCACCAGGAACAAAACTAGCTCAAGCAGCAAAATTCAATGACATCAATAACCCATGTAAAGTTTTAATTGCTACTGATGCTATCGGGATGGGTTTGAATTT GAGTATACGAAGGATAATATTCTACTCTTTGATGAAGCCGACTATCAATGAAAAGggcgaaaaagaaattgacacGATACCTGTGTCCTCTGCTCTGCAAATAGCTGGACGAGCCGGGCGTTATGGTACACAATGGGAGAAa GGATATGTAACAACGTTTAGACCAGATGATCTATCCAAGCTGCAACACTTGCTTTCACAAGAACCAGAAGTCCTTACTCAAGCTGGTTTACATCCAACCGCTGATCAAATAGAACTATATGCTTACTACCTGCCTGATTCTACTCTGTCTAATCTAATG GATATTTTCGTATCGCTATCTATAGTGGACAACTCTTTATACTTCATGTGCAATCTAGacgatttcaaatttcttgcTGATATAATTCAGCACATCCCGCTACCATTGCGCGCACGATACGTATTTTGTTGTGCGCCGATAAATAGGAAAATACCATTCGTGTGCACAATGTTCTTGAAA TTCGCTCGACAATAcagtaaaaatgaaacgttgACGTTTGACTGGCTTTGTCAAAACATCGGTTGGCCAGTCGCCGCACCAAGAACAATCATAGATTTGGTTCATTTAGAAGCAGTATTTGATGTCTTAGATCTCTACCTTTGGTTCAG TTATCGATTCATGGACCTCTTGCCTGATGGAGATATTGTGCGAGATACTCAGAAGGAGTTGGATGCAGTCATACAAGAAGGCATAGTTCAACTAACACAGCTTTTAAAGACCTCAGAGTCAG GTTCAAACAATGGTGCTGTGTTAGCTCCTGACGAAGATCACTTTGCACTGAACACCCAGAAGAACAAATACTTCAGag ATTCTAGAAGTGTCACAGCCAAGACTTTGGGACAAGGTAAATTAACAGAAAGATTACTGGCGCAAGGACTTCTCACTCCAAGCATGTTGAACGAATTGCGCAGAGAATGGAATCAG tTTACCGATGACAATGAATCAAGTCGTCCAAAAAAAACCGGACGGAAACGTAAACTGAAATGA